Genomic DNA from Candidatus Zixiibacteriota bacterium:
GAAATTGTAGTCTCTGAGACGACAATTGAAGCCAGCAGGGAGAGTGAATAATGCCGAATGTCAAAATGTATACCAAACCCGGTTGTCCTTATTGCACGGCGGCGAGAGAGAATTACAACGACCGGGGCGTTGAATTTGAGGATATAAATGTCATTGACAATCCTATGGCGCAGGAAGAATTATTAAAGTTATCCAACGGTCAGAAGATTGTGCCGGTGATCATTGATAACGGTGAAGTAAAAATAGGCTGGGGCGGAGGCTGAGGATTTTAGCCTTTATGCGGTCGTGAACCGCGTCCCTTGCCAACGGAGAGAAATATTATGTCGCAATTAAGCGCGGCCATTAATCTGAATATATTGCTGCCGGAAATAACATTGCTTGCCGCGGCCTTTATTCTTTTGATTTTCATTCCCCTGATGCGGCAAAGAATTTTTTCAGTCGTGTTGTCAATAATAGCCGTCTTAGTTTCCTTGATGTTTGTTGTCAAATCATGGAATAATCCTCAGTCCGCTTATTTTGGCATGGTTGTCTGCGATAATTTCTCTCTCTTCTGCAAAGCCATTTTTCTCTTCACCTGCGGTTCGGTGGTGATGCTTTCGCGCGATTACCTGAAAAGCCGGGGATTGGATCGCCCCGAGTATTATGCCATGCTTTTGATATCGACGACCGGTATGATGTTCATGGTCTCATCATCAGATTTGATGGTCATCTTTATCGGCCTGGAGATAATGTCGCTGCCGCTGTATGTATTGGCCGGTTTCCTGCGTGATAATCTGCGCTCAAACGAAGCGGCTGCCAAGTATTTCTTTATGGGAGCATTTGCTTCAGCCTTTTTCCTGTATGGCATCGCATTGGTGTATGGCGGTACAGGGACAACCGATCTGGCCGAAATATATATGTCGACCGGCGTCGCGATTCATCAATTCCCAATGTATTTCCTGATCGGGGCGGCGATGGTATTGATCGGTTTCGCTTTCAAAATCGCGTCGTTTCCGTTCCATATGTGGGTTCCCGATGTATATCAGGGAGCTCCGACGCCGATAACGGCATTTTTCTCGATTGGCCCCAAGGCGGCCGGAGTGGCGACTTTGCTGCGCATATTTATGATCGGATTCTGGGGAGTGTTTGATACTTACGGCCCGCTCTTCTGGATGCTGGCTTTCCTGACCATGACGGTCGGTAATATTCTGGCGGTGATGCAAAGCGATGTCAAACGGATGCTAGCT
This window encodes:
- a CDS encoding NADH-quinone oxidoreductase subunit N; the encoded protein is MSQLSAAINLNILLPEITLLAAAFILLIFIPLMRQRIFSVVLSIIAVLVSLMFVVKSWNNPQSAYFGMVVCDNFSLFCKAIFLFTCGSVVMLSRDYLKSRGLDRPEYYAMLLISTTGMMFMVSSSDLMVIFIGLEIMSLPLYVLAGFLRDNLRSNEAAAKYFFMGAFASAFFLYGIALVYGGTGTTDLAEIYMSTGVAIHQFPMYFLIGAAMVLIGFAFKIASFPFHMWVPDVYQGAPTPITAFFSIGPKAAGVATLLRIFMIGFWGVFDTYGPLFWMLAFLTMTVGNILAVMQSDVKRMLAYSSIAHAGYLLVAVTAGSNDAVSAALFYLLAYSFFNMGAFAIITLIENKTKSNDIQAFRGLSSKHPWLAVLLALFMFSLAGFPPTAGFVGKFYVFSAAIKSGLIWLVVAAVINSLISVYYYLRPLKAAFFDRAEGDDVTVRDLTLSPLFVIVLILTGLGSLGLGIFPGYFIDLAAASGLIIL
- a CDS encoding glutaredoxin family protein — protein: MPNVKMYTKPGCPYCTAARENYNDRGVEFEDINVIDNPMAQEELLKLSNGQKIVPVIIDNGEVKIGWGGG